The Anomaloglossus baeobatrachus isolate aAnoBae1 chromosome 5, aAnoBae1.hap1, whole genome shotgun sequence genome includes the window ccctccgctttgattggccggccgcttagtgacgtcgtggagacgtcgctgtgatgccgaacgtccctcccccttgagggagggattgttcggcagtcacagcgacgatgacgaccaggtaagtgcgtgtgacgctgccgtagcgataatgttcgctgcggcagcgatcaccaaatatcggcataacgataggggcgggtgctatcacgctcgccatcgctagcatcggctagcgatgtcgcagcatgtaaagcccgcttaagaaaagTCAAATGGGTCATACAGAAAGAACGAGCTTTTATTATAAACATAAATAGATGTCTTTCTACCAATAATTGTGTGTCTTGTACAGGTAATGGAACTAAAATAAAGAACCAGAAATCTGCTCCATGTGATGATGATTGGATCCAAAATCGGGGAAAGTGTTATTACTTCTCTAATGAAAGTGACACCTGGAGAAACAGCGAGAAATTCTGTAACTCACACAATTCATCACTGGCGATTATAGATAGTAAAGTGGAACTGGTGAGAATCTGATAATATAGAGAAAAAATGTGGATATATAATAACTGTATACTAATATAATATATCCACACAGTATTATATATAATAACTATGGTCTTTTCTTATTGCAGAATTTTCTGTTCCGGTATAAGGGTAAAGGCGATCACTGGATCGGTATAAGACGCACAGATGATAATATGGCCTGGACCTGGACTAATGGGACATTATATAATGAAAGCTTGTAAGTCACCTCATGGGAGATAATAcatttatacgaggggctgctgataagtctttggctttgtgatcttttttgtttctatggtagcgaatgttacatcacatgaaagtcttatgtgtctaatatatgttttcaaaatgttgtgtttgctgcttatggcaacagtgttctacacacgcgggaaaacaaaatgtcggagtctaatgtgatattcccagcaactgagagcagaggagggataaaattcttgtttctgcaaggaagtccgcaaaggatattcatggtgatatgtcgcagacattgggggatcaatgcccttcatattccacagttaagatctgggttgccaaatataaaatgggccacttcagccccaatgatgaggaacgtcctggacgcccgagagtggttgttgttccggagatcgttgatgctgtgcacaacctcatactggagaatcaatgaatttcagctaaagcaatagcagacatcatggggatttcccgtgaacgtgtttgtgtcattatccatgaacatttggacatgaggaagcttctgcaaagtgggtccccaagtttctgacaacagatcagagaagcatgcgagtgaaaacttcccggtccatttgtcagcgtttccagactgataagaacttctggATCCACTGGTCACTATGGCTGAGACCTGGATTTATGTGTATTACgctgaaaacaaggaacagtcaaaagagtgggggcagtggttctccttgtccaaagaagttcagggtgcaaaaatcagcctctaaggtgatggcgtctgtattCTGGGATCAGGGggatgtgctgctagtggactaccttcaaaaggtttCCTCCACcaatacaaggtattacattgaactattggaccaattgaaggcagctctgaaggccaaaagacgcagcaagctgtccaaaggaatcttgttcctgcaaaacgccaccgctcacactgcacaagagatcacagcaaaactggcagagctgggcttccagctggatgACCACCCacattattcaccagatctagctccctccgactatcatctgtttccaaacccgaagaaacacctcaaggtaccaaatttcacaccatttctgatgccagggCTGCtatgttcggttcgtcgaacggaggccgcgttcgagttcggctagATGAACCGTTAGACGaacttctcgaaccccattgaaaacaatggaaggcaaacacaaacacataaaaacacatagaaaacaccttcaaaggtgtccaaaaggtgacaaagaactcccaaaacaccacaaacacatgggaaagtgacaatgacatatactcatgcgaaaacaaaacagctggacgaggaaaaagaggaggagacacagatataggcatgtcatgcccttctaaaatcatgtaaaacacagcaaggggactccaagctgagtctccctttcttccaaaaattgggccccacagacaccacttcagtggcatcacttgtgccccagttgcaaacttgacaggtagatttgcatcaagcacagtcaaaaatacgccagcctttaggggtactttgcacgctgcgacatcgccagccgatgctgtgatgccgagcgcgatagtccccgcccccgtcgcagctgcgatatccttgtgatagctgccgtagcgaacattatcgctacggcagcttcacatggactcacccgccctgcgacgtcgctctggccggtgacccgcctccttattaagggggcgggtcgtgcggcgtcactgcgacgtcacacggcaggcagtcaatagtagcggaggggcggagatgagcaggatgtaaacatcccgcccacctacttccttccgcatatcctacgggagccgcggtgacgccggtaggagatattcctcgctcctgcgacttcacacacagcgatgtgtgctgccgcaggagcgaggaacaacatcggaccgtcgcatcagcgtaattatggattacgccgacgctacaccgatgatacgattacgacgcttttgtgctcgttaatcgtatcatctaggctttatacactacgatgtcgcatgcgatgccggatgtgcgtcactttcaatttgaccccaccgacatcgcacctgcaatgtcgtagtgtgcaaagtgccccttactctccccaggatgacacaggagttgtaaagtccttgcggatccatgacttgttcatcttgatgaatgttagtctgtccacaatgtcactggacagacgcatgcgcttatctgtgagcatacacccagcagcactgaagacacgttcagagacaacgctggctgcgggacacaacaagatctccaaggcataagtggcaagctcaggccatttttcaagatttgaagcccaaaatgagcaaggctccagttgcacagtcatggcatcaatgttcatttggagatactcctgtatcatcctctccagccattgactgtgtcagacttcttgtctcttgtggccttgcaaaggagggtctaaaaaacttatgaaacgattccataaaattgctgttaacagCACCAGATATGGTATTGCTggtacgagacagtcccatgcttgacaagttacaactgggagattcactccgtgcaccactggtgtttggtggaaaagccgagctaacattgagtaacagcttctgctgatactcctgcatacatgtatccctttcaatggctggaattatttcgccaaatttggacttgtaccggggatctaatagtgtggcaacccagtagtcatcattacttctaattcggacaatccgagggtcatgttgtaggtagtgcagcaagaaggcgctcatgtgtcttgcgcatccatgtggaccaagtcctcgctgtgtttgtggcggcgaggtgctaaccgtgctttcttcctctgacatctccccccaacctcgttcaaccgaaatttgaccaaggtctccctcatctgctgagtcttccatgcccatcgagagttcatccttcatttcttcctggtctcctgcaccttcctcaacattttggctgctaccatgcgcccttgttaatccctctcccccaccgtcccctgcctgccgccttggtgatgctgaacgtctggaccttgtagatgttggtatcccttccgcatagaaatcctcctgtacttcctacccttcctcttgtcccaccccctgactccgaatagtgtttagcgtgtgctccggcatgtaaatgactggaattgtcatgctgataatggcattgtcagcgttaaacatattcgtcgccatgttgaaactgtgcagaagggtgcataggtccttgatctgagaccactccagaagtgtgatctgccccacttctgcatctcgttggcccaggctatacgttatgacgtattgcaccagggctcaacggtgctgccacagtcgctgtaacatgtggagagtcgaattccagcgtgtcggcagatcgcatttcaggcgatgaaccggcaggccgaaagacttctggagcgatgcaagttgctcagcagcggtggttgaatggcggaagtgagcagaccgttttcgtgccctgttcagaaggccatctaggctgggatagtgtgttaaaaattgctggacaacaaggttcaacacgtgagccaaacaaggcacgtgtgtcaccttgcccaggcgaagggccgcacccaggtttgcagcattgtcgcacacggccttcccgggctgcaggttgagtggagacaaccatttacgaaactcggacagcagagctgaccacaactcagctgtgtgactcacatttcacagacatttgaacgtaaagaccgcctgatgccgttgagctctgctgccagcatagtaaggaggtgtgcgggattccttgtgcgcagttacaacgcgggtggcctgaccaggcaggcttggggtggaggtggaggacccagacgaggttgaggaggcagaagcagtggaggaacgtctacataaagaggattgacgcacaagtcgtggggatgtcaagacttgttcagcagacccttcaccatctatcaccatagttacccagtgcccagtcagcgacatgtaacacccctgtccatgcttactggtccaagtatccgtggtgaaatgcaccctgtcacacacagagtttctcaaggaagctgtgatgttgtgtgcgacatgctggtgtagcgcaggcatacctttcttagagaagtagtggcgactgggcatctggtactagggcacagcgacagacataaggtcttgaaaatcctctgtgtccaccaggcggaaggcagcatttcggtagccaagagcttacagagggataaagtcaacctcttagctttgtcatggcttggaggaaatggccttttatttgtccacgtttgagggaccgagatctggctgctgtgtggagactgtGTTGAataaaaactgcaggtctgtgaggaaagtgcaggcggagacatgatgttgccttcatccaaacttggtgctcttgatgtctgagagagctctacaccagcacttgtttccccttccaaaacaactgatgacctgccaagcaaactgcctgttacggttaaagaggtggaaggtctgcgttgaaaaacatgtgtgacagctgttcccacagtcatagaggatgaagagcacgcggatgcacttgaaggggcagacggtggttggcccgctccgctaggccgcattgtagcacggtgagcttcccactggaatttatgcttgttattcatgtgacgattcatggaagaagttgtcaaactaccgaggtgtttgcctctacttatagattggtgacaaatcttacagatcacatgatttgggagatcgttTGCAAGGTCAaacaaggaccaggctaggcaaggcttagagcccatgcgacctgcagagccaccccgacttgtgctcagaggcagagttgtggctgaggatgcagttgttgacgtgcttccagtagtccgactctgtccaggaaggcgcaaggtaacttcgtcgtcagtcacatcctcctcctccgcctctggtgacctccttgagtgcctgactgtgggttgacagtaagtgggatctagaacttcatcatcaagcgttgtgtttgcactcccctcgccctcagacctaacctcttcctgccctgactgaatagttaagttgtcatcccaatcaggtatctgcgtctcatcatcatcagtatgttcctcattgtctccaccaacaggtgtaacagtttgtgaatgagggtctacattatgctcagaaacttggtcatcaggccctgaatcagactcacaaagcttctgggcatcactgcagatcatttcctggtctgtactcactgtagcttggtagCAAATCTctaattcccagcctatagtgtgactgaacagctctgcagactcagccatctctgttacaccatactctgcagggcgggtggatacttgagagctgggagaaagcaagtgcgattggggtgacaactcagagtgttaaggtgaactcttaaccagagatcactagttgcctactgcctggccgaattgatatgggccaagtacatgcataaaagaattcacaccagacacagtcggatatgaaatctcttcttggtgacagtaaagatggcaccaaacagaacagggaagagcatgcgtcctcttgatataggctaggggcgtacacaagttcagatatgcacatttagtgggacagttcataagctagccaatggggagatccgtgttgctgttgatggacgggtctgactccagtggatgaaaccatggtgatgggagggacgtcatttagtggatccatgctgatggtttggtctgtgatgtcatctgatctgtgggttggtcttctagcttgaccaggggtcttcccttatatggtggtcttctttcatctggacattccttgcattccatatgaagaagaaaacggcacttccttcgtatatttcaaaagatgttggggtgcacttcaggttccaaagccataaaacaagaagtaacaaggcactcccaaagtgtgatgaaaaagtgtatttattgtgcttgaagaacgttttcggtccaaattggaccttcctcagtagcactaagcataaaaaataaaatacaaaaataaataacaTAGATACAAACGGTGTATACAACACTGAGGACAAACAAAATAATTACATGTACGTAACAGTATACATTGCAGTATTCAAATTCATATTCTTTGATAGAAAAAatctcatacatatattcatttcatatatgtgacaatttatacattattctgtgataaataaatttcatattgactcagactttttttgaaaataaaacatgaaaatgaagaaaaaaaaggagtaaaaatggagaaagagaagaggagccaAAGAGAAAAGAAGTTGGTTTGTATAGAGTTAATGGAAAAAGGATGTGTGGTAAATGTCTATAACAGTGAATAAGTGCGGTGGCAGGGAGAGACCGATTGATAGCATATGTATATAGTCATCAGGGGTATAGAATGTGATGATATGATACAGAGTAGAGTGAGATAGTATGAACATAAGCGCTATGTGTAGGAGAGAGTCATATAGGAATTGTAAGCATAGTGTAAATGAAAGACTGGATATGAGTAGtttgagagagagggggaaaaaattTATTGGATAGTATGTGAAGAGGTAAATAGCCGTCAGACAGAAAGAGTCTCATACGTATGTTGATTTCACAGATGTGACAATTTGTACATTATTCTGTGATAAACAGATTTCATATTGACTCAGAGATTAACTAGAAAAATGagacatgaaaatgaaaaaacaaggagtaaaagaaaagaaaaagagaaagaagaagaaCCAAGAGAAAAGCGGGGGAATGTTGGTTTGTAAAGGGTTAATGGAGAGAGGGGGAGGAAGAGGTATAGTAGATGTCCATATGAATGAATGAGAATGGTAACAGGGAAGGACCTGTGGGTAGTATGTATGTAttaccatcaggggtgtaggatgtgatagTGTGATTACAGAGTAAAGAGAGTTGATATGAACGTAAGCGCTGTATGTGAGAGAATGTTATGTAAGAGATGTAAGCATTGTGTGAATGACAGTGGGTGACTGAAAGGGATTTATAGGATGGTAATGTAACGAGATAAATAGCCGTCAGAGGAGTGTAAAGAAGGCTGAGAGGATTAAGTGAATCATGACAAGAACAAACAAGTGAGGACACCGAGGTGCTTACCAATTGTGAGGAGTGATGTGGCATGGACTGcgggcgcggaatccaccgctgcatgggggctgccatgacagTGGCTGAGGAGGCCGGGCTAAATAGAGGCAGTAATCAGTCCAGGCGGTGCTGGTGTGGGATCGCGCGTGCGCAGTAGGGGCAAACAGCTCAGTGAGTTCATCACAGGACGCATGCGTCAAGTCTTTGAAGGTGCAGAGGCTACTCATATCCAGTCTTTCATTTACACTATGCTTACAATTCCTATATGACTCTCTCCTACACATAGCGCTTATGCTCATACTATCTCACTCTACTCTGTATCATATCATCACATTCTATACCCCTGATGACTATATACATATGCTATCAATCGGTCTCTCCCTGCCACCGCACTTATTCACTGTTATAGACATTTACCACACATCCTTTTTCCATTAACTCTATACAAACCAACTTCTTTTCTCTTTGGCTCCTcttctttctccatttttactccttttttttcttcattttcatgttttattttcaaaaaaagtctgagtcaatatgaaatttatttatcacagaataatgtataaattgtcacatatatgaaatgaatatatgtatgagatTTTTTCTATCAAAGAATATGAATTTGAATACTGCAATGTATACTGTTACGTACATGTAATTATTTTGTTTGTCCTCAGTGTTGTATACACCGTTTGTATCTAtgttatttatttttgtattttattttttatgcttagtgctactgaggaaggtccaatttggaccgaaaacgttcttcaagcacaataaatacactttttcatcacactttgggagtgccttgttacttcttattccttgcattccaagcaaggtgtggtgaacaggaaatggcagccatctttatatctgtgtcatgtgtatgatctgaaacctgaattatgtaaggcaaatcgacatatttcccacaatcccttgtcaagaggttaattaagtatttgatggaaaggtcctcctcaacaagaggactgttgttttttggatgttgaggtggaggagaggccacttgttggagcacttgcgatccattcaagcatgttctttttttttttgtgcatcatctacctttgttacagttgttcggttccataaaaaagggcacacatccgattgtccatggaaagtagtagacatcttacttttgctggaagatggcatttcttcagcagatgttaatgtagctttcccacctaccccacggacacaaactttttttccttttccaacacgactgttcccctttccaccagcatctgtccttttgccactcattttgttagcaacaagatgagacacttaaaatgtggtagcaaaaatggagaggtggtgtagattgcagaggtggtctagctttattgacagctgaagaaccaacactgactatcacagtcaatttttgtatgcccctaacagtggcagcacagtttgcaattagaattgcgtagcaaaaatggacaggtgtgtacaatgcagaggttctctagctttatagacagctgaagaaccaacactgactatcacagtcaatttttgtatgcccctaacagtggcagcacagtttgtaattagaattgcgtagcaaaagtgagcaggtgggtagaatgcacgggttctgtgagtcagtggacaggaaaggaagactaagttagtattccagactcctttaggatggcagaaaaagtgtcagctctttggggaaataaaatagcgtggcaaaaatgggcaggtaggtagaatgtacgggtgctgtgggtcagtggacagcaaaggaagcctcactttctatccctgctaatgaaaaaatgcagcaaggaattgcctgagctgaggtagccagacattgttatctaaagccctacacggcGTTTGCACGGAccggcctagcagctatggctatgaacacctgtaaatcagccctgaaaagggctgaaataaccagtagtccctaatccctaaagcactgtgtagagtgcactgtatgtctatagcgcacacagcagcgggagcggtgactgtcacccacacacagcagacagataatggctgcGACGGGGAAAATGcccgggtcttataaggcaaggacatgagacattcacagcctatgacatatgcccttgcttgtctagcaaaaatccactttgcagtgtgtgtctctgtgcttTGCTgatagcctggcccgccccactgcacgcgtggttagggaaaaaaaaatggagatcagcattatctcagcactcagccgcagcactgatctaaacccccccccctcacactatatgctgaattttgataatagcgtgattcagtgactcacactattagagtgaaaagccagctagtaactagctaggctttttgttgatcgaaccgttatcaaacgctacttgaactgtcgagcttttagcaaaaagcttgacttcgtcgaacgactcgaacaccccccaaaatcactcaaacatgaaattggcgaacctcgagcctcgaacatcgctcatctctagtggagagtatgtgaaataaatgtaaagttttgttatcctatctcatttctttctgggtaaagccaaagacttatcagcagcccctcgggaCTCTTTTATCTGTCAGGTTCTGAATTAATTTCAAACAATGTAAGGTCACAAAACAGACCATATAGGCTGAGATTAGTTTTGATGTTTACTTCAATGTTTTAACCGGGTaatgataaaatataacttttattaatatgATAAAATTGGGGAAAACATCCGAACATGAAAGACTATAAAGGGTGCCAATGAAAACTACAACACCCTAATTAGCAAGGCGTAAAAAGAGAACAGTCTCACAGGAATCTCGTCAGAGTTCAGAATAGATGTTTTGGTGACTGCTGGATCTGCAAAGGGGAGCTATtgtacataccgtgtttttccaaaaataagacactgtcttatattttatcactagggcttatttttggaggaggtcttattcttggagaaacacggttgggggtaagtttactccccaaaaaagaagacccccccacttcccaggagactcatactcaccaggttctccctgtgatctccggtcggtgctgcatgccgttctcccctgctgctggctgacacactgacacacacagtccgatcgcagacacacacagcaaatcaccacacagcagatcacacacacacacacacacagcagatagcagacacacacagccgaccgcagacacacacagccgaccgcaggcacacacagccgaccgcaggcacacacagccgaccgcaggcacacacagccgaccgcaggcacacacagccgaccgcaggcacacacagccgatcgcaggcacacacagctgatcacagatacagccgaacgcagacacacacagccgattgcagacacacacacagccgatcccagacacacagccgatcgcacatatcacatcacatccagcgcttatggccgcagggaatgatgagagcaagttacgtgtcccgccgcaggtcctgttcgttgcgctccaccgcacagcctctcaggattctgccggcgagaagacatcggtgtcgctggatgatgtgagtgtgtatgcgatccgatgtgtgtgcgatccgatgtgtgtgtgtgtgtgatttgatgtttgcgtgggatccgatgtttgtgtgtgcgatctgactgtgtgtgcgatccgatgtttgtctgtgagatctggtgtgtgagtgagatctgattgtgtgtgtgtgtgagagagagatctgatgagtgcgggtgtgtgatcactgcaggtcctgccgctcagcatcggatgagtgtaattgccgggtgccgctgtgtataatgaagtgtcctgcagtatctgtaaccttttttagctgcacagacacttcattattgatccgggactagggcttattttcggggtaggcctTATATTtaaccttgctccgaaaatgctgaaaatccctgctatggcttatttttgggggaggtcttatttttggaaaaacacggtagctgcACCAAACCCCTCAACTGCTGATCCGTAAATAGCGTGCTCCAGTCTCCCTACGCGTTTGGTTGTGGACTCATCAGGTGAGCTTCACTGGATCAGAGCACCAAACAAAACACCTCCTAAAAAGAGGTAGATGCCATGTTTAGGAGGTGTTCACTTTACTTGGATAGTAAAATGCTGCACTTTTTTTCATCAAAAAATATTGGATCCATATCTGAAGGTGCATGGACCCGATATTCCACAAAATATATTTTTGGCTTTAGCCAATCCCCTTCTAAAATGTCTCTtaaccattaggctatgttcacactagaaaaatgatttttcttaagaaatttcttaagaaatttcttaagagtgcacctgtgttaaaaaacgcaccaaaaacgcacctgcgtttttggtgcgttttaggtccgtttttggtgcgtttttaccgctggttgctccctgcgttattgtgccaattatctatggcaaaaaacgcagttagctgcagaaaagaagtgacatgctcattctttttcttaagaaaatctactgaaagaattttcttaagaaaaaaacgcagtgtgtgcacagctaattttttttgccataggttttgctggggaatgtctgcagaaaggttacaagaatttctcaagaaatttctgcagcaaaagcggaccaaaaacggaccaaaaacgcaggtaaaaaacgcagtgtgtgaacacagccttatactTTATATACAGTAAGAATATTTTGTGATGTCACATGGTCAGCGGAGGGGGAGTTATAGACGCAGACACAGTTTGTGAAGCAATGGAGAAGAAGACAATGGTCTGAAACTGTAACAAGAATTTTGTTTTCTGATCTCCAAATGACGAGAACAGATTTATTTTTGGTACCAAAATGATCGAGGTTATTGAATTGTAGAAAACAAATATCTTAAAAGCACAAGGAGCTGGTGTGCAAAGTCTACAGTCATATCCACTATGCTACAGTAGCAGTTTAACTCTTTTTTTTATCTGGGTATA containing:
- the LOC142313239 gene encoding C-type lectin domain family 2 member A-like — protein: METNDNQDPESAAMMTREKTGSSESSHKKKVVNKGSVSCNLNNKECTHVTVIIPPGNGTKIKNQKSAPCDDDWIQNRGKCYYFSNESDTWRNSEKFCNSHNSSLAIIDSKVELNFLFRYKGKGDHWIGIRRTDDNMAWTWTNGTLYNESLFHIESNKNDGKVFLNNNSVKSQDGFIISKYICTKV